GGCCAGCTTGCGCTGCACCCACGCGCTCTGCGTCGACCGGGCCGCGGCCTCGTACCAGACGACCTTGGCCGCCGTCTGGCCGACGGCCGCCGCCACGGCGAGCGCGACCGGGACCGCGGCGGCCGCCGGGCTCGCGGCCGCGAGCCCGCCGAGATACACCTCGATGCTGACGAACGGCACGAGCCCCGACAGGAAGCCGACGGCGAACGCGGACAGCAGGAGCACGCGCGAAGCGTAGCCCCGCCCCGGCGCGGACCACGTACCGTGGGCCCGTGATCGTCGCCGTCGTGGGACCCACGGCCACCGGGAAGTCCGACCTCGCCCTCGACCTGGCCGAGGCCCTCGGCGCGCCCGCCGGCGCGGAGATCGTCAACGCGGACGCCTACCAGCTCTACCGCGGCATGGACGTCGGGACGGCGAAGGTGCCCGTCGCGGAGCGCCGCGGCGTCGTCCACCACCAGCTCGACGTGCTCGACCCGCTGCAGGACTCCTCCGTGGCCCGCTACCAGAGCGAGGCCCGCGCCGACGTCGCCGCGATCGCCGCGCGCGGGGCCCGCGCCGTCGTCGTCGGCGGGTCCGGGCTGTACGTCCGGGCCCTGCTCGACCACCTGGACTTCCCCGGCACCGACCCCGCGGTCCGCGCGCGCCTCGAGGAGCGCGCCGAGCGCGAGGGACGGCGCGCCCTGCACGCCGAGCTCGCCCGTCTCGACCCCGCCGCGGCGGACTCCATCGGCCCGCACAACACCCGCCGCATCGTCCGCGCGCTCGAGGTCATCGAGATCACCGGGGCGCCCTACACCGCCAACCTGCCGCGCCAGGAGTACGTCCGCCCCGCCGTGCAGATCGGCCTCGACTGCGACCGGACGACCCTCGACGCCCGCGTCGAGCGCCGTGTCGCGCACATGTGGGACGCGGGCCTCGTCGACGAGGTGCGGGCGCTCGCCTCCCCGGACCAGGGCGGCACCGGACCCGGGCTGGGGGTGACCGCCGCCCGCGCCGTCGGCTACGCCGAGCTGCTGCGCTGGTTCGCCGGGGAGGTCACCGAGGCCGAGGCGCGCGAGGCCGTCGTCGCGAACACCCGCCGCCTCGCCCGCAAGCAGATGGGATGGTTCGGCCGCGACCCGCGCGTGCACTGGCTCGACGCCGGCGCCGACGACCTGGTCGAGCAGGCGCTCGCGGTCGTCCGCGCGGCGGACGCGGGGGACCTCCCGGCGCCGGGTGAGGACCCCGTGCGCCGTAGTCTGGGCTCATGACGGTGCGTTTCACCAAGGGCCACGGCACGCAGAACGACTTCGTCCTGCTCGCCGACACGCGCGGCGACCTCGACCTCACCCCGGAGCGGGTGCGGCACCTCGCCGACCGCCGCAGCGGCGTGGGTGCGGACGGCGTCATCCGCCTCGCGCCGACCGCCGCGGTGGCGCGCGACGGCGAGGGGGTCGCCGACGAGGTCCTCGCCGCCGAGCCCGACGCCATCTGGTTCATGGACTACCGCAACGCCGACGGGACCGTCGCCGAGATGTGCGGCAACGGGGTGCGGGTCTTCGCGGCGTTCGCCGAGTCCCTCGGGCTGGTCGACCTCGACGGCGGCGAGGAGCTGGTGCTCGGCACCCGCGGCGGCGTCAAGCGGGTCGTCAAGGAGCCCGGCGGCTGGTACGCCGTCGACATGGGCCTGTGGCACCTGCCCGGCGGGGCCGACGCCGCCGCGGCGGGCGCGGACGCCGCCGTCCGCGCCGCCGGGTGGGACGCGCCCCGCCCGGGCCTGTCGGTCGACCTCGGCAACCCCCACACCGTGGTCGCGCTGGCCCGCGCCGACGAGCTCGCCGCGCTGGACCTCACGACCGCGCCGCTGGTCGACCCCGTCCCGCCGCACGGCACCAACGTCGAGCTCGTCGTGCCGCTCGGCGAGGAGCCCGCCGCCGACGGCGTCGGCACCGTCGGGCGGCTGCGCATGCGCGTGCACGAGCGCGGCGTGGGGGAGACCCGCTCCTGCGGCACCGGTGCGTGCGCGGCCGCGCTCGCCGTGCGCACCTGGGCGGCCGCCGGCGCCGACGACCCCGCCGCCGTGCCCACCACGTGGTTCGTCGAGGTCCCGGGCGGCGAGGTCCGCGTGCGCCTGCTCGACGGCGGGCACGTCGAGCTGGCCGGACCCGCCGAGCTCGTCTTCAGCGGCGAGCTCGCGCTGTAGTGCCCGAGACCGCGGAGATCGCCCGTGCGGCGTCGCTCGTGCTGGGCGCCGAACTGCTCGACGCCGCCGACCTCGGCGGATCGACCCGCTCGACCGTCATGCGCTGCCGCGTCGACGACCCCGCCCGGACCGGGCACGCGACGGTCGTGGTCAAGCAGTTCCACGGCGACGACGACGGCGGCTACGTCCGTGAGGCCGCCGGACTGCGTCTCCTCGACCGGACGCCCGACCTGCTGGCGCATGACGACGAACGCCGGCTGCTCGTCATGACCGACCTGGGCGACCCACCCACGCTCGCCGACCTGCTGCTGGGTGCGGACCGCGCACGGGCGTGGGCCGGAGCGGCGTCCTGGGCGCGCGCCCTCGGCCGCCTCGCCGCGAGTGGGTCGCGGCCCGGCGCGGCGGCTCGCGCAGCGCTCGCCGGGCGGGAGTGGGACCTGCGCGGCGACGTCACCGTGGGTGCCACCCGCCTCGGCGAGCTGCTCGACGGTGCCGTCGACACCGCCGCTCTGGTGGCCGAGGCCGTCGGTCTCGCCGATCGGTGCGCGGCGACCGGTCGGCTCGTCCTCGCCCCGTCCGACGCGTGCCCCGACAACGCCGTGCTGCGCGAGGACGGCTGGTGGTTCCTCGACCTGGAGGGCACGGCCGTCCAGCCGGTCGCGCTCGTCGCCGCGTACGCGATGATGCCGTTCGCCACGTGCTGGTGCGTCTTCGACCCGCCGCCCGATCTGACCGGGACGCTGCTCACGGAGCTCACCGCCGGGCTGGTCGAGCAGGCGCCGGACCTCGTGCCC
This Isoptericola jiangsuensis DNA region includes the following protein-coding sequences:
- the miaA gene encoding tRNA (adenosine(37)-N6)-dimethylallyltransferase MiaA yields the protein MIVAVVGPTATGKSDLALDLAEALGAPAGAEIVNADAYQLYRGMDVGTAKVPVAERRGVVHHQLDVLDPLQDSSVARYQSEARADVAAIAARGARAVVVGGSGLYVRALLDHLDFPGTDPAVRARLEERAEREGRRALHAELARLDPAAADSIGPHNTRRIVRALEVIEITGAPYTANLPRQEYVRPAVQIGLDCDRTTLDARVERRVAHMWDAGLVDEVRALASPDQGGTGPGLGVTAARAVGYAELLRWFAGEVTEAEAREAVVANTRRLARKQMGWFGRDPRVHWLDAGADDLVEQALAVVRAADAGDLPAPGEDPVRRSLGS
- the dapF gene encoding diaminopimelate epimerase; amino-acid sequence: MTVRFTKGHGTQNDFVLLADTRGDLDLTPERVRHLADRRSGVGADGVIRLAPTAAVARDGEGVADEVLAAEPDAIWFMDYRNADGTVAEMCGNGVRVFAAFAESLGLVDLDGGEELVLGTRGGVKRVVKEPGGWYAVDMGLWHLPGGADAAAAGADAAVRAAGWDAPRPGLSVDLGNPHTVVALARADELAALDLTTAPLVDPVPPHGTNVELVVPLGEEPAADGVGTVGRLRMRVHERGVGETRSCGTGACAAALAVRTWAAAGADDPAAVPTTWFVEVPGGEVRVRLLDGGHVELAGPAELVFSGELAL